The Pan paniscus chromosome 12, NHGRI_mPanPan1-v2.0_pri, whole genome shotgun sequence genome window below encodes:
- the SNRPG gene encoding small nuclear ribonucleoprotein G isoform X1: MRLASCIVNVLPGPWKSDKRFMDKKLSLKLNGGRHVQGILRGFDPFMNLVIDECVEMATSGQQNNIGMVVIRGNSIIMLEALERV; the protein is encoded by the exons ATGCGGTTGGCTTCGTGTATAGTTAATGTATTACCAGGCCCATGGAAGTCAGACAAAAG ATTTATGGACAAGAAGTTATCAT tGAAATTAAATGGTGGCAGACATGTCCAAGGAATATTGCGGGGATTTGATCCCTTTATGAACCTTGTGATAGATGAATGTGTGGAGATGGCGACTAGTGGACAACAGAACAATATTGGAATGGTG gtAATACGAGGAAATAGTATCATCATGTTGGAAGCCTTGGAACGAGTATAA
- the SNRPG gene encoding small nuclear ribonucleoprotein G isoform X2 — protein MSKAHPPELKKFMDKKLSLKLNGGRHVQGILRGFDPFMNLVIDECVEMATSGQQNNIGMVVIRGNSIIMLEALERV, from the exons ATGAGCAAAGCTCACCCTCCCGAGTTGAAAAA ATTTATGGACAAGAAGTTATCAT tGAAATTAAATGGTGGCAGACATGTCCAAGGAATATTGCGGGGATTTGATCCCTTTATGAACCTTGTGATAGATGAATGTGTGGAGATGGCGACTAGTGGACAACAGAACAATATTGGAATGGTG gtAATACGAGGAAATAGTATCATCATGTTGGAAGCCTTGGAACGAGTATAA
- the SNRPG gene encoding small nuclear ribonucleoprotein G isoform X3: MKLNGGRHVQGILRGFDPFMNLVIDECVEMATSGQQNNIGMVVIRGNSIIMLEALERV, translated from the exons A tGAAATTAAATGGTGGCAGACATGTCCAAGGAATATTGCGGGGATTTGATCCCTTTATGAACCTTGTGATAGATGAATGTGTGGAGATGGCGACTAGTGGACAACAGAACAATATTGGAATGGTG gtAATACGAGGAAATAGTATCATCATGTTGGAAGCCTTGGAACGAGTATAA